A part of Methanohalobium evestigatum Z-7303 genomic DNA contains:
- the gpgS gene encoding glucosyl-3-phosphoglycerate synthase, with product MDFSQERITTIHDYSINGQNVTERINRLSLVRPGVVIIPMLYDEIKSDSLQLIVDQLNKSSYLKQITIALSAENSAQYREVLDFFGQLEIPHIVVWCNGPRIQNILEDMKEKELDITSFSGKGKDVWIAIGVASLYGYAIAFHDADIKTYDKYLPAKLLYPIIEPELDFFYNKGYYSRIDTESSQMFGRVHRLFVEPLIETVIKDIDRSSSLLNYLQSFRYPLSGEFAMTRDLAMNIRIPSDWGLELGLLGEVYRNTAMKRISQVDLGFYNHKHQSMGSDVSEGLSKMVNDIFTTFIRLLGENTNIQISVPFLHSISVRYKRFSQDLIRQYHADAIFNDLKYNRHQEEIYVDTFAKIIQQSKNDYFKDTSEVLLPDWKRALSAIPNLNKRFRNAALEDCIEHSKYNSVK from the coding sequence ATGGATTTTTCTCAGGAAAGGATTACAACTATCCATGATTACAGCATAAACGGACAAAATGTTACCGAACGCATAAATAGATTATCGCTTGTTAGACCCGGTGTGGTCATTATACCAATGCTTTATGATGAAATCAAAAGCGATTCACTACAACTTATCGTTGACCAGCTAAATAAAAGCAGTTACCTAAAACAGATTACAATTGCACTTTCAGCTGAAAACTCAGCCCAATACAGAGAAGTTCTGGACTTTTTCGGACAGCTGGAAATACCTCACATAGTTGTGTGGTGTAACGGTCCAAGAATACAGAATATATTAGAAGACATGAAAGAAAAAGAACTTGATATCACATCTTTTTCTGGTAAAGGCAAAGATGTCTGGATAGCTATTGGTGTGGCAAGTTTGTATGGGTATGCCATCGCTTTCCACGATGCGGATATAAAAACCTATGATAAATATTTACCAGCCAAACTTTTATACCCCATCATCGAACCAGAACTTGATTTTTTCTACAACAAGGGATATTATTCAAGAATTGACACTGAAAGCAGTCAGATGTTTGGGCGTGTACATCGGTTATTTGTTGAACCACTGATAGAAACAGTCATCAAAGACATAGACAGATCATCAAGCCTCCTGAATTACCTCCAGTCATTTAGATATCCACTATCAGGAGAATTTGCAATGACTCGAGACCTTGCAATGAATATAAGGATTCCGAGTGACTGGGGACTGGAACTCGGACTACTTGGAGAAGTTTACAGGAACACCGCAATGAAACGCATATCCCAAGTAGACCTCGGATTCTACAACCATAAACATCAGTCAATGGGTTCTGATGTAAGTGAAGGGTTGTCCAAAATGGTAAATGACATATTTACAACATTTATTCGTCTGCTTGGTGAAAATACAAATATACAAATATCAGTACCATTTTTACACAGTATAAGTGTGAGATACAAACGATTTTCCCAAGACTTAATAAGGCAGTATCATGCAGATGCTATATTTAATGACTTAAAATACAACCGTCACCAAGAAGAAATATATGTGGATACTTTTGCAAAAATTATACAGCAGTCGAAAAATGATTATTTCAAAGATACCTCTGAAGTATTGCTACCTGACTGGAAACGCGCTTTATCAGCCATACCAAATCTAAATAAACGTTTCAGGAATGCCGCACTTGAAGATTGTATTGAACACAGTAAATACAATTCAGTAA
- a CDS encoding TrpB-like pyridoxal phosphate-dependent enzyme, whose amino-acid sequence MEQTKILLDENEMPKQWYNILPDLPTPVEPPLNPETKEPIKPEELESIFPKSLIEQEMSSDNYIDIPEEIRDIYKLWRPSPLHRAHRLEELLDTPAKIYYKNEGVSPAGSHKPNTSIAQVYYNMKEGNERVTTETGAGQWGSALSLACNYFDLECKVYMVRSSFEQKPFRKSLINLWGATVIPSPSKETKFGQQFLEQYPDTTGSLGIAISEAIEDASENDNTKYALGSVLNHVMLHQTVIGLESQKQLEKVDEYPDIVIGCCGGGSNLAGISFPYIKDKINKKHDPEIIGVEPSACPTLTEGSFKYDSGDTAMMTPLLKMYTLGHDFVPPSIHSGGLRYHGCSPIISRLYDDGLMKGRNYHQVEIFDSAVKFARTEGIVPAPESSHAIKCAMDEATKCRETGEEKTILFNLSGHGHFDMSAYDKYFNKKLGNE is encoded by the coding sequence ATGGAACAAACAAAAATTTTACTTGATGAAAATGAAATGCCAAAGCAGTGGTACAATATATTGCCAGATCTTCCTACTCCTGTTGAACCACCACTTAACCCTGAAACAAAAGAACCAATAAAACCAGAAGAACTGGAATCAATATTTCCAAAATCATTAATTGAGCAGGAGATGTCTTCTGACAATTATATAGATATTCCTGAAGAAATTCGCGATATCTACAAGTTATGGAGACCTTCACCACTTCACCGCGCCCATAGACTTGAAGAATTGCTGGATACCCCTGCAAAAATCTATTACAAAAATGAAGGAGTAAGCCCTGCAGGCAGTCACAAACCCAACACCTCGATTGCACAGGTATACTACAACATGAAAGAAGGTAATGAAAGGGTAACTACCGAAACCGGTGCAGGACAATGGGGTAGTGCACTATCACTTGCCTGCAACTATTTTGACTTGGAATGTAAGGTTTACATGGTACGCTCCAGTTTTGAACAAAAACCCTTCAGAAAATCCTTAATCAACCTCTGGGGAGCCACTGTTATTCCATCACCCAGTAAAGAAACTAAATTTGGACAACAATTCCTCGAACAATATCCTGACACAACAGGAAGTCTTGGCATTGCCATCAGTGAAGCCATTGAAGATGCATCAGAGAACGATAATACAAAATACGCTCTTGGAAGTGTTTTAAATCACGTAATGCTACACCAAACAGTTATAGGTCTTGAATCACAGAAACAGTTAGAAAAAGTTGATGAATACCCAGATATTGTCATAGGATGTTGTGGCGGAGGCAGTAACCTTGCGGGAATCAGTTTTCCGTATATAAAGGATAAGATAAACAAAAAACATGACCCAGAAATAATAGGTGTTGAACCATCTGCCTGCCCCACTCTTACAGAAGGGAGCTTTAAATACGATTCAGGAGATACTGCAATGATGACTCCACTGCTTAAAATGTACACACTGGGGCATGATTTTGTACCCCCGTCCATTCACTCGGGGGGACTTAGGTATCATGGATGTTCACCAATAATAAGCAGATTATATGACGACGGATTGATGAAAGGCAGAAACTACCACCAGGTTGAGATTTTTGATTCTGCTGTTAAATTTGCCAGAACCGAAGGTATTGTGCCAGCACCTGAATCATCTCATGCCATAAAATGTGCGATGGATGAAGCAACAAAATGCAGAGAAACCGGTGAAGAAAAAACCATTCTTTTCAATCTAAGTGGACACGGACACTTTGATATGTCAGCTTATGATAAATATTTTAACAAAAAACTGGGCAACGAATAA
- the thiD gene encoding bifunctional hydroxymethylpyrimidine kinase/phosphomethylpyrimidine kinase, with protein MDKLPVAFTIAGSDSGGGAGIEADIKTFAALGVYGTCAITSVTAQNTEGVISSYDLPKNIVSEQIDAVCKDMNVGWTKTGMLGSNEIVKTVADSIKKHNLSIVLDPVMAAQAGGTLLKEDAMPLLTDELLPLCKIVTPNTEEAYKLSGIYIKDLNDARDAARKIAEKGKCHVIITGGHLEACDLVYDYEKDDFTVIYGSFVEGGTHGSGCTYSSAIVSYLNKGFSLEDAAKYAKQFVENAIKESLHIGNGVNPVNQLADLHDNSERYKVIQNSMDALDLLQNNQAFTNLIPEVGSNIAMAIPNASEISDVAAVEGRIVHLKKYPKPVGSIDFGASSHVARIVLAAMKFNPEIKSAINIKYTPRILDICNEIGYDISSFNRADEPEETSTMDWGVTFAISTYGTVPDAIYDKGGIGKEPMVRLLGKSAVDVVNKAIKIAEKCV; from the coding sequence ATGGATAAACTACCGGTTGCATTTACAATTGCTGGTTCGGATTCTGGTGGCGGTGCAGGAATTGAAGCGGATATAAAAACTTTTGCCGCTCTTGGAGTTTATGGAACCTGTGCCATTACATCGGTTACAGCCCAGAATACAGAAGGTGTTATATCTTCTTACGACCTCCCGAAAAATATAGTTTCCGAACAAATTGATGCTGTATGCAAGGATATGAATGTTGGATGGACTAAAACCGGAATGCTTGGGTCAAATGAAATAGTAAAAACCGTTGCAGATTCAATCAAAAAACATAACCTCTCGATTGTTCTTGATCCAGTCATGGCTGCACAGGCAGGAGGCACGCTACTTAAGGAAGACGCAATGCCACTTTTGACTGATGAATTGCTGCCTTTGTGTAAAATTGTAACCCCCAACACAGAGGAAGCCTACAAGCTTTCTGGTATTTACATAAAGGATTTGAATGACGCACGTGATGCCGCCAGAAAAATTGCTGAAAAAGGAAAATGTCATGTGATAATTACCGGTGGACATCTTGAAGCTTGTGACCTTGTTTATGATTACGAAAAAGATGATTTTACAGTAATATACGGTTCATTTGTTGAAGGAGGTACCCATGGTTCAGGATGTACCTACTCATCAGCAATTGTATCTTACCTAAATAAAGGTTTCAGCCTTGAAGATGCTGCAAAATATGCAAAACAGTTTGTTGAAAACGCCATAAAAGAAAGTCTTCATATAGGAAATGGAGTTAATCCGGTAAACCAGTTAGCAGATTTGCATGACAACTCTGAACGCTACAAAGTTATCCAGAATTCAATGGATGCACTGGACCTGTTACAGAATAACCAAGCGTTTACAAATCTGATACCTGAAGTGGGAAGCAATATAGCAATGGCGATTCCAAATGCATCAGAAATATCAGATGTTGCTGCTGTAGAGGGACGAATTGTACATCTAAAAAAATATCCAAAACCAGTCGGATCTATTGATTTTGGAGCAAGCAGTCATGTTGCAAGGATTGTTCTTGCGGCTATGAAATTCAACCCTGAAATAAAGTCTGCTATCAATATTAAATATACTCCAAGGATATTGGACATTTGCAACGAGATTGGATATGATATTTCGTCATTCAACCGTGCTGATGAGCCGGAAGAAACCAGCACAATGGATTGGGGAGTTACATTTGCAATAAGTACTTATGGCACCGTACCTGACGCAATATATGATAAAGGTGGTATTGGTAAAGAACCCATGGTTCGTTTACTGGGCAAATCAGCAGTAGATGTTGTTAACAAAGCCATCAAAATTGCGGAAAAATGCGTTTAA
- a CDS encoding LSm family protein — translation MGNRPLDILNNALNTPVIVRLRGSREFRGELQGYDVHMNLVLDNAEELNDGEIVRKLGSVVIRGDNVVYVSP, via the coding sequence ATGGGTAATAGACCTCTGGATATACTGAATAATGCGTTGAATACACCAGTAATCGTGCGATTGAGAGGTTCACGGGAGTTTAGAGGCGAACTCCAGGGATATGATGTACATATGAACCTTGTTCTTGATAATGCAGAAGAGCTAAATGACGGGGAAATCGTTCGCAAACTTGGTAGTGTAGTGATAAGGGGAGATAATGTAGTATACGTATCTCCATGA
- a CDS encoding 50S ribosomal protein L37e, with amino-acid sequence MSKGTESFGKRQKRTHTKCRRCGSMSFNVRDKECKSCGFGKTKRMRSYNWNKN; translated from the coding sequence ATGAGTAAAGGAACTGAATCATTTGGAAAAAGACAAAAACGAACACATACAAAATGTAGAAGATGTGGTAGCATGTCATTCAACGTACGAGACAAAGAGTGCAAGTCATGTGGGTTTGGTAAAACTAAACGAATGAGAAGTTATAACTGGAATAAAAACTAA
- the purF gene encoding amidophosphoribosyltransferase codes for MKEECGVVGVVLPEAEPQSNSSAFQIYYGLYALQHRGQESTGITIHNGCSANSIKGMGLVPEVYVKDDLKNLTGNVGIGHVRYSTSGNSGIENCQPLVVNFKGGTVAIAHNGNLVNACELRDELESEGRIFITDSDTEVIAHLLVKQLLKHNIFDSIRQVMQRLVGSYSLTILIDGQLIAVRDPLGIKPLCIGEVEGGYAVASESVAIDTLNGKLLRDVYPGEVLFFNDGEIESYQLDNEKRSAHCVFEYIYFARPDSIIDGKLVYKVREKIGRVLADEHPVESDVVSPVPDSGITSAIGYSKESGIKYSEGLMKNRYIGRTFILPGQEMRDIAVRLKMNTISDNIDGERLILIDDSIVRGTTSKRIVNMIRDSGAKEVHARIGSPPIIAPCYLGIDMATREQLIASQNTIEGIRDMIGVDSIGYLSIDGLVEAIGINKNELCLGCLTGRYPVEIYGEECCAHLQSRLSEY; via the coding sequence ATGAAAGAAGAATGCGGTGTAGTAGGAGTGGTTTTGCCTGAAGCAGAACCACAATCAAATTCATCCGCTTTCCAAATCTATTACGGATTATATGCACTACAGCACCGGGGGCAGGAATCTACAGGTATAACCATCCATAATGGCTGTTCTGCAAATTCTATTAAAGGGATGGGGCTTGTACCCGAAGTATATGTTAAGGACGACCTTAAAAACCTGACCGGGAATGTTGGTATCGGTCATGTGAGATATTCTACATCTGGCAATTCCGGAATTGAAAACTGTCAACCATTGGTTGTTAATTTTAAAGGTGGAACGGTTGCCATAGCGCATAACGGCAATCTTGTAAACGCCTGTGAACTCAGGGATGAACTTGAATCTGAAGGTCGTATTTTTATAACAGATTCTGATACCGAAGTGATAGCCCATTTACTTGTAAAACAGCTTTTAAAACACAACATTTTTGATTCGATTCGTCAGGTGATGCAACGGCTTGTAGGGTCTTACTCTCTTACAATTTTAATTGATGGTCAGTTGATAGCAGTAAGAGACCCATTGGGTATTAAACCTCTTTGTATTGGAGAGGTTGAAGGTGGATATGCAGTTGCATCCGAAAGTGTAGCAATCGATACACTCAATGGCAAACTGTTAAGGGATGTATACCCCGGTGAGGTTCTGTTCTTTAATGACGGCGAAATAGAAAGTTATCAATTGGATAATGAAAAAAGGTCAGCTCACTGTGTTTTTGAATACATCTATTTTGCACGTCCAGATTCAATAATCGATGGCAAACTGGTTTATAAAGTCAGAGAAAAAATAGGTCGGGTTCTTGCGGATGAACATCCGGTGGAATCTGATGTAGTATCACCCGTGCCTGATTCAGGAATAACTTCTGCGATAGGATATTCCAAAGAATCAGGTATCAAATACAGTGAAGGTTTGATGAAAAACCGATACATAGGTCGGACTTTTATATTGCCGGGACAGGAAATGCGTGATATAGCAGTACGGCTTAAAATGAATACTATCTCTGATAATATTGATGGGGAACGGTTAATTTTAATCGATGATAGTATTGTACGTGGGACTACATCCAAGCGAATTGTCAATATGATTCGTGATTCGGGAGCCAAAGAAGTTCATGCAAGAATAGGAAGCCCTCCAATCATTGCACCTTGCTATCTGGGAATTGATATGGCAACCCGTGAACAGTTGATAGCATCTCAAAACACCATAGAAGGTATCAGGGATATGATTGGAGTGGATTCTATTGGATACCTGAGTATTGATGGGCTTGTAGAAGCGATAGGAATTAATAAAAACGAATTATGCCTTGGATGTTTAACAGGTAGGTATCCTGTTGAAATCTACGGTGAAGAATGCTGTGCTCATCTACAGTCACGATTGTCTGAGTATTAA
- a CDS encoding PAS domain-containing protein, protein MSEPNNNKCRADDSDFFQYLVQSLPDNLAVLDESGNIIYVNENWRQFAL, encoded by the coding sequence ATGAGCGAACCTAATAACAATAAGTGTCGTGCAGATGACTCTGATTTTTTTCAATACTTAGTTCAATCTCTGCCGGATAATCTTGCAGTTCTTGATGAATCTGGGAATATAATTTATGTAAATGAGAACTGGAGACAATTCGCCCTCTAA
- the tnpB gene encoding IS200/IS605 family element RNA-guided endonuclease TnpB produces MLKAYKYRMYPNQIQQELIAKHIGACRFIYNWALENKIKSYEQDGKAISRFELNKQIRVLKQDHEWLNEINSQSLQGATLNLENAFTKFFREKSGFPKFKSKKNPVQSFSVPQYYKVDFENNKVYIPKIGWIKTRLHRSFDGKQRTATITRTPTGKYYISILVDDDKQLPQKQTFYEVNTIGVDVGIKDFAVTSDGEKIDNPRYLKNSIERLKVLQKRLSRKKKGSNNHRKLKHQIAKYHEKIANQREDFQHKLSSRLISENQAVALECLNVKGLLKNHNLAQHITDASWSSFVQKLEYKAEWYGKNIIKIGRFDPSSKICHVCGYYHQDLELKDREWECPDCKTEHDRDINASVNIKKFALDKQNLISPSG; encoded by the coding sequence ATGTTAAAAGCTTACAAGTATCGTATGTATCCAAACCAAATCCAACAGGAGTTAATCGCAAAACATATAGGAGCTTGTAGGTTCATATACAACTGGGCATTGGAGAACAAAATCAAATCTTATGAGCAGGATGGTAAAGCAATATCAAGATTTGAATTGAACAAACAGATAAGGGTATTAAAACAAGATCATGAATGGTTGAATGAAATTAACTCACAATCATTACAGGGAGCTACTCTTAACCTGGAAAATGCTTTTACCAAATTTTTCAGAGAAAAATCAGGTTTTCCAAAGTTTAAATCCAAGAAAAACCCAGTACAATCGTTTTCTGTTCCTCAGTATTATAAAGTCGATTTTGAGAATAATAAAGTATACATACCTAAAATCGGCTGGATAAAAACAAGGCTGCATAGAAGTTTTGATGGTAAACAAAGGACTGCAACTATAACAAGAACACCGACAGGAAAATATTATATCAGTATTTTAGTCGATGACGACAAACAATTACCACAAAAACAGACATTTTACGAAGTTAATACTATAGGAGTCGATGTAGGAATCAAAGATTTCGCTGTAACATCCGACGGTGAAAAAATCGATAATCCAAGATACCTGAAAAATTCAATTGAAAGATTGAAGGTATTACAGAAAAGGCTCAGCAGAAAAAAGAAGGGTTCTAACAATCACAGGAAACTGAAACATCAGATAGCAAAATATCATGAGAAAATTGCTAATCAGAGAGAAGATTTCCAGCATAAATTAAGTTCCAGGTTGATAAGCGAGAACCAAGCTGTAGCACTGGAATGTTTGAATGTAAAAGGACTGCTGAAAAATCATAATCTGGCACAGCATATAACCGATGCTTCATGGAGTAGTTTTGTTCAGAAATTAGAGTATAAAGCAGAATGGTACGGTAAAAATATCATCAAGATAGGACGATTCGACCCATCAAGCAAAATCTGTCATGTATGTGGATATTATCATCAGGATTTAGAACTTAAAGACAGAGAATGGGAATGTCCTGACTGCAAAACGGAACATGATAGGGACATCAACGCATCAGTTAACATTAAAAAATTCGCACTGGATAAACAGAATCTAATTTCACCTTCGGGATGA
- a CDS encoding sulfide-dependent adenosine diphosphate thiazole synthase: MELDDITITKAIVDDFSKTFIDYTEVDVALVGGGPANMIAATRLAQEGYKVALFEKKLALGGGMWGGGMMFPRIVVQDEARKILEEFDINHYEYDNEKGYYIANSIESVSRLINKTVTSGVQVFNLVNFEDVMIREDDRVTGIVINWTAVSIANLHVDPLTIRAKVVIDGTGHEAVVCNTVQRKIPNAKFEGVVGERPMWADAGEKSLKETTREVYPGLIVTGMAANAVAGAPRMGPVFGGMLLSGEMAAKIAMSKLD, from the coding sequence ATGGAGCTTGATGACATTACAATTACAAAAGCCATAGTTGATGATTTTTCTAAAACATTTATTGACTACACCGAAGTTGATGTGGCACTTGTTGGTGGAGGACCTGCAAACATGATTGCTGCCACACGCCTCGCCCAAGAAGGTTATAAAGTCGCACTTTTTGAGAAAAAACTTGCACTTGGAGGAGGCATGTGGGGCGGTGGAATGATGTTTCCACGTATTGTTGTTCAGGATGAAGCCCGTAAAATACTGGAAGAATTCGATATTAACCACTATGAATACGATAATGAGAAAGGTTATTACATCGCCAATTCAATTGAATCCGTATCCAGACTCATAAACAAAACCGTGACTTCAGGTGTTCAGGTATTCAATCTGGTAAATTTTGAGGATGTCATGATTCGCGAAGATGACCGTGTTACAGGTATTGTTATCAACTGGACAGCAGTATCCATCGCAAACCTTCATGTTGACCCACTTACCATACGTGCAAAAGTCGTAATCGATGGCACAGGGCATGAAGCAGTAGTATGCAACACCGTTCAAAGAAAGATTCCAAATGCCAAATTTGAAGGTGTTGTTGGAGAACGACCCATGTGGGCTGACGCTGGAGAAAAAAGCCTAAAAGAAACCACCAGAGAAGTATATCCTGGACTTATCGTTACGGGCATGGCAGCCAACGCTGTTGCAGGTGCGCCCAGAATGGGTCCAGTCTTTGGTGGTATGCTGCTTTCTGGAGAAATGGCGGCAAAAATTGCGATGTCAAAACTGGATTGA
- a CDS encoding AAA family ATPase, translating to MTLNSDADFMDNIAEKIILKPVGYPLSGIFEDYPEIENPEVFECYAREQWEEHLARKGEYLFDRRMYPDFAYKIIDVDPPESVIGPYTTIIVMEDNNNVETSELNTDINFDDVIGQDNARKKCKLVEKFLENPDKFGKWAPRNILFYGPSGTGKTMLAKGLANKTDVPIITIKATELIGEYVGEGAKQIHQVYDRAENMAPCIIFIDELDAVALDRRYQELRGDVAEIVNALLTEMDGIIERKGVCTIGATNRKDTLDSAVSNRFEEEIEFVLPDENERLKIIETNIKTFPLPIKNVNISKIAKLTQGFSGRDIVEKVLKVSLHQTIIDDKEEVNGRYLEDTVSRLQKKNNSKTENRMYI from the coding sequence ATGACACTGAATAGTGATGCCGATTTTATGGATAATATTGCAGAGAAAATAATTCTAAAACCTGTAGGTTACCCTCTATCAGGTATATTTGAGGATTATCCAGAAATAGAAAATCCTGAAGTTTTTGAATGCTATGCACGAGAACAATGGGAAGAACATCTTGCACGAAAAGGTGAATATCTTTTTGACCGCAGAATGTATCCTGATTTTGCCTATAAAATAATAGATGTTGATCCACCAGAGTCGGTGATTGGTCCATACACGACTATTATTGTAATGGAAGATAACAACAATGTGGAAACTTCAGAACTTAACACCGATATAAACTTTGATGATGTAATAGGTCAGGATAATGCACGTAAAAAATGCAAGCTTGTTGAGAAATTCCTTGAAAATCCTGATAAATTTGGTAAATGGGCACCAAGAAATATATTGTTCTATGGTCCATCTGGAACTGGAAAAACTATGCTTGCAAAGGGACTTGCAAATAAAACTGATGTACCTATAATCACTATAAAGGCGACTGAACTTATAGGTGAATATGTAGGAGAAGGAGCAAAACAGATTCATCAGGTTTATGACCGTGCAGAGAATATGGCTCCGTGTATAATATTTATCGATGAACTTGATGCAGTTGCACTTGACAGAAGGTATCAGGAGCTTAGAGGGGATGTTGCTGAAATTGTAAATGCTCTGCTTACTGAGATGGATGGAATCATTGAACGTAAAGGGGTATGTACAATAGGTGCAACCAATCGAAAAGATACACTTGATTCAGCTGTTAGTAACAGATTTGAAGAAGAGATTGAATTTGTCCTTCCTGATGAGAATGAGCGTTTAAAAATTATTGAAACCAACATAAAGACGTTTCCGTTGCCCATTAAAAATGTTAATATATCCAAAATCGCAAAGCTTACACAGGGTTTTTCGGGCAGAGATATTGTAGAAAAAGTATTGAAAGTATCGCTTCACCAGACTATCATTGATGATAAAGAAGAAGTTAATGGCAGATATCTGGAAGACACCGTTTCCAGGTTGCAAAAGAAAAACAACTCAAAAACAGAAAATCGTATGTATATCTGA
- a CDS encoding ribonuclease Z encodes MLKITFLGTAGSLPTPYRNPPSILIKKDSELLMFDCGEGAQQQMMRARTGMMSLSSIFITHFHADHVLGIPGLLQTMSFQGRTEPLYIYGPEKIDVFIQILTALGYCQLGYEIKTVELKPGDIIEKNGYHIKALKTEHGVKSIGYSLVENKRPGKFDRDKAVSLGVPPGPLFSKLQKGNPVEVDGRTVHPEEVVGEPRPGRTVVYSGDTRPCEDVFNASLEADVLIHDGSLDDSQSEWAAESMHSTASEAAELAKKAGVIKLVLTHISSRYTEDESPLLNDANEIFENVVIADDLMEINIPYKK; translated from the coding sequence ATGTTAAAAATCACTTTCCTCGGAACTGCCGGTTCATTACCGACACCATACCGTAATCCACCTTCAATATTAATTAAAAAAGATAGCGAACTTTTAATGTTTGACTGTGGTGAAGGTGCACAGCAGCAGATGATGCGTGCAAGGACCGGGATGATGTCATTGTCATCCATATTTATTACACATTTCCATGCTGACCATGTCCTTGGAATACCCGGACTTTTACAAACAATGTCGTTTCAGGGTCGCACAGAACCTCTATATATCTATGGACCTGAAAAAATAGACGTATTCATCCAGATACTTACTGCTCTCGGATACTGTCAGCTGGGTTATGAAATAAAAACTGTAGAGTTAAAACCAGGAGACATCATAGAAAAAAACGGATACCATATAAAAGCATTAAAAACAGAACATGGTGTCAAAAGCATTGGGTATTCACTTGTTGAAAATAAACGCCCCGGTAAATTCGACAGGGATAAAGCAGTATCTCTTGGAGTACCCCCGGGACCATTGTTTTCGAAATTGCAAAAGGGAAATCCTGTTGAAGTAGACGGTAGAACTGTGCATCCAGAAGAAGTGGTAGGTGAACCAAGACCCGGAAGAACTGTTGTATACAGCGGGGACACCAGACCCTGTGAGGATGTATTCAATGCAAGCTTGGAAGCTGATGTATTAATCCACGACGGGTCTTTGGATGACAGCCAATCCGAATGGGCGGCTGAATCCATGCACTCTACTGCAAGTGAAGCTGCAGAGTTGGCTAAAAAAGCCGGTGTTATTAAACTGGTTCTTACACATATTAGTTCAAGATACACCGAAGATGAAAGTCCTCTTTTAAACGACGCAAATGAAATATTTGAAAATGTTGTTATTGCAGACGACCTGATGGAAATCAACATCCCGTATAAAAAATAA
- a CDS encoding 30S ribosomal protein S8e yields MKWQGRSKRTPSGAKITPVRGKRKHEIGRESTETYVSETKRKNIASRGCNRKYRLLRCNEANVTNPADGTTQKSTIENVVENPANVHYMRRNIITKGSVIKTGLGNAKVTSRPGQDGVVNAVLIE; encoded by the coding sequence ATGAAGTGGCAAGGAAGATCAAAAAGAACACCAAGTGGAGCCAAAATAACACCTGTCCGTGGGAAAAGGAAGCATGAAATAGGAAGAGAATCAACAGAAACATATGTGAGTGAGACCAAAAGGAAAAATATAGCATCAAGGGGATGTAACCGCAAATACAGGCTTCTCAGATGCAATGAAGCTAATGTAACCAATCCTGCTGATGGAACAACCCAGAAATCAACTATTGAAAATGTGGTTGAGAATCCGGCAAATGTACACTACATGAGACGTAATATCATTACAAAAGGCTCAGTAATCAAAACAGGATTGGGCAATGCTAAAGTGACAAGTCGTCCTGGTCAGGATGGCGTTGTAAATGCAGTTTTGATTGAATAA